In the Silvanigrella aquatica genome, CATAAGCCATGGTCGACTTGAAATTCAAGTCGGGAAGAAAAGTAATAAAGTGAGTGAACTTCCTGCCAGCACGACAGTGGGAGAACTGGTCAGAGCTTTAAATACGCTGGGTGCAGGACCCAAAGATGTGGTTTCGATATTACAAACTCTAGAAAGCGCTAAAGCATTAAGAGCTCAATTAAAATTAATGTAATAGAGGTACACCTATGAGAATTAATTTAATAGATAATGCACCAATTGTTAAAAACAATGAATTTTTAAAGGCAAATGAAAAAGAAACATTAAATCCTAAAATTGCACAAAAACTCAAGGACGCGGAAAACGTAGCAAAAGAATTTGAAACAATTTATTTAGATATGATGATAAAAAGCATGCGCCAAACCGCAAAACCAGAAGACGAAAGTAACGCTCAAGATATTTTTAAAAGCATGCTGGATGGTGAATATTCTAAACTTATGGCCAACTCACAAAACTTTGGCATTCGTGATCTCATTTTAAATTGGATGAAAGAAAGCGATCCCGATTTAAA is a window encoding:
- a CDS encoding rod-binding protein, translating into MRINLIDNAPIVKNNEFLKANEKETLNPKIAQKLKDAENVAKEFETIYLDMMIKSMRQTAKPEDESNAQDIFKSMLDGEYSKLMANSQNFGIRDLILNWMKESDPDLNPNVKVMKYENKLDASGKKDLKNAQDTISKMKNDSYMSKMAIEQFKIEMAK